The genomic segment CACAATGAGCTACCCTTGGTCTCACTTTGTATTGTGTCTTTGCTTTTAATAAAGCCACGTTCACATGGTTAGATGTGATGAACACAATCCGAAGGGAGGGGTGTCTGGCTGACACAAGCAAGATCTGGAAAACAGCAACAAGTTCAGATCATTTCACTGACACTGTTTTGGAAAATGGTACGCTTCCACGGTGGAGAGACAGATGGTTAAAACTAACAAGAGTCACTGTTATGGCAAAATTCACAATGCAGATACGGTATAACAACCATCAATGTTTCTATAGCAGCTTATCAAGTCATGTGTGAATACTCCCCGCAGGCCAATTTAAAACAACACCCACATTTATGTGATCTCTGTGATCTCTGCAGCAACAATTTCCCACGATGAAATGGAAACAGGGAAATTTCCATATTAACTCTTAAtgtaaaaaacagacagcaCTTACAGTTGAGACGTACTTGAAATTCTGACAGCAAACAGGCTGCGTTTTCTGCTTCAGACCAAACAGTCAAACCCTACAGTGTATAGCTACTTCACAAGAATCACAGTACACTACTTCACATCAAATGGATTTTTTCATTGTGCACTGAAACAAGacagtgaagaaaagaaaaacaaaaaaacacttgggtTCAGACTATGAGACTACGGTAATGCTCAAAAACATGGTGTTCTTGCTATGCCATGTGAGCGGGGTCTGTGAGGGTCTGTCCCACTGTCCTGCTTCCATTCTTGAGGATTCCCTCGGTGGTAGCATGACCCGAGTTTACTGCTGGTGTTTTTGGGACACCGATATCCGAGTCCTCTGCCTGAGGCTCCAAGAAAGCCACCCTCTTTCCGTTAGACCGCCGCTGTCCGGACTCCACCTCTCTCGGGTCCGAACAGAGGAGGATGGCTCGTCCTCCGCAGCCTCTTGCCCCACCGCTCCGGCCTTCCCGGCATCGACAGGGGGTGAGGTAGAGGTAGAGCAGCACCAGTATGATGCTGACCACACAGGAAGCCAGGGTGGTGAACGCTGTGTTGAAATGCTCCGCACTGCTGCGGTGCGCCAAGCCGCTGGTGGAGGTAGTGCTCGAGTTTCCGACCACGACTCTGACCTCCAGGGGTTCGCTGGGGTGATGGTGGTACCCTCGGGCTGTCACACAACCATACATACCAGAGTCCTCCATCAGGGCCGATCGGATTTCGAGGGTGCCGTTGGTGAAAACTGTAAGGTTGGAGTTGGGATCACTGGTAGATGAATTCACCACAGTCCTGGGAGTGACCCAGAACACCTCTGGGCTAGCCGTGGCTGGAGGAGCCAACCCTGGACACGGCACTTGAAGCCATTTACCAGGCTCTACTTGGTAAGTCTGTTCCTCAAGGGGCATACTTGATGCTACCTGCTGGCTACATTCAGACCCTGGTCCTGAATCGTCCCTACAAGGGTATTCACCTCTGAAGTCCACCAGGGGGCGATACTGCTTCCACATCCAGTACTCCAGCAAGGCGAGTAATGCACAGTCGCAGACCAGAGGGTTTTCCTGCAAATAAATTCCACCTTTCTGGGCTAGAGAGAGCAAGTTCTGGACGGGAACCCTGGAGATCCTGTTGTAGGACAGATCAAGAAAGGTCAGATTGCGAGGACCTCCAGGTTCCCAATAAAGCCCCAGGGGGAAATCCATCAGTCTGTTCCCTGAAAGGTAAAGCCTCTGCAGGCTGGGAAGGTCACTGAGGGCCCCTGGGTTAATCTGGATGATCTGGTtgccaaacagcagcagctccttcagttCCTTCAACCCAGTGAAGACGGACGAGTTCAGCACCGTCAGTCTGTTGGAGGAGAGGTCCAGGTGGAGGAGATGCGGCGTCACAGCGAAGGCATTCACATCAACTCGGCTGATGGAGTTTCTGCTGAGGACCAGCGTGGCGAGCCGATCAAACGGTTGGGAAATCCAGTCCACACACAGGACGGTGAGGGCGTTGTGGCTCAGGTCCAAGCGTGTGGCATAACTTGGGAGATCAAGGGGCAGCGCGGACAGATTGCGCCCGCTGCAGGAAATTATATCACTGGCACAAAGACAGTGGGGTGGGCAAGTGgccacagagggagggaagccaagacagagggagagcagcagGGCTGCAGCGGCAGGGTTGCAACCGCCGCCTCCAACGTTGCTCCTGCCTAAAAGCTGTGACGCGGCGGGACTCATCCTGGTGTTCCCTCAGGATGGGCTCTCAGGTTACTTTCTCACTGGGTGTAAACATGTCAGGTTTACAAGCCTCTGTGCTACTACGAgctgaggaaagagagggaaacaagCAAGAGAGAACGTGGAAATTAATCTTCTATCTTTAATCTAGTTTCACAGGAGGTAATAATCTTCTGGTAATAATGAGTTCCCAACTAACAGTGGAAAAGGCTGCAagacaaaacagcaaagcaGGACTGTGTGACAACACgtaataaatgtaaatgcatcacATGCTGTAactaaaaataaactgtaatcCACATTATAATACAACAGGGATGGCTGCTGGAATCATCCGCACACGACAACTGTTGGGAACTTCTGGAACGAATGTAACTTAACCCTCCCATGTTTAGTAATCCATACTCCTCCCCCATATTTCCCACCAATACAGCACAAGGTGATGACTTCTCCTTTTAgccaacaacttttttttttctttttactgttaaacttatttttttttaaacaattttcaaTTTGACTTAGACCTCTTCTCTCTCCTACCCGAATAAGACTAGTTTATTCATATCTAGTGATTCCTTTGATTCACCTGGTGCTGTCTGGTGTTTGTAATTTTGTGAATTTCTCATGAAAGTTTTATTGTTCATTCTTGTTGCTGTCTTTAGGGTCTGATGTTGTAATTAATTTGAGCACTTTGTGACTTTGCTCAGTGAAAGGagcatttaaaatctaaaatctaatctatctatctatctatctatctatctatctatctatctatctcctCTTTAACCATCTCTCTAATATTAAAGCACTGCAGTCTATCTTAGTTTTTAACATGCTGTTATATTACACCAATAATATCATACATTTACTCCTATCATGAATTATACAACACTCGCGTTTAAAATCCCTTgttaaatcagaagagaatgATATTTTAGGTAAACAAACTTTCCATGAGGGAATGAacgaaataaacaaactgatctcaaaggacaacacaattttgtgttttgctttataTGTTGCGGACGCTGCCacctgttttcctctgagaacagcttgtttatttagtcatgggggggaaacaaaagtattttttggaGAGGAGAAGGTGCGGTAGGAGGGTGCAGCATCAGCACCACTAACCCTAATGTTTGTGAATGCAttattgtcaaaaatatcaatatttgggTTCATTCATCCTGTGAATAATCCAATTTGGAATTTGAATATATTCTCCAAATCTACATAGCGCCCCTTTAAAAGTGCTGCAAAAGCGAACCAGATTAATAACAAAGAAGGACGGGAAAGGACGACAGTGGGAGCGCACGGTCGGTGAAGTTTAGAGCAATAATCAATCGATTAATCGGCATTAAGAGCTGTGAGAAGATTAAAACTGCCCGCAGAAAGTCACGGGCTGTGTTGGAAAAACATTGTGCGTGAGAGGCGGACTGCTCTGCTCGGTGGCTCGGCGCGGAGACGACAGCCACACGTTTCTGACACTTTTACAGGAGgcgaacacaaaaacaacagcgcGCACCCGGCCGACGGCTCACCTTTCCGCCCACACCGCTGCCTGCTCACGCCGTCACCTCGTCTGCCTTCGCCTTCACATCCATCCACGCGTCGCGCGTTCTCCGGACGCGAAACAGGAGCGCGTCCCGTCTGCGAGTCCCTTTGAAAACCCAACGGCAACTTGGATGCTTTTGGGAGCGAGGCGCATCGTCTCCAGCCTCGGCGAGGGGTGGACGCGGGGGGGGGGAAAGTCTGCGGCTGAACTGTTCACCTGCAGGTCGGGCTGCACGCTGCTGTGGGAGGGGTCGTCCTGAGAGTAAATACAACAGCAGCCGGCACACGGAGTGGGTGctgccaggaggaggagaggagagaggaaggtgtGGAAGGAGGGTGCAGCATCATCGCCACCAACCCTAATGTTTGCGTATGCATTATGGCCAGCTACACAATAAGTAGCCAACTGTAGCTGAATGATGATACCTCAGTTGTTTGGCAGCTGGTCGTACCAAGGTGCCCTAACCTTTTAATCCTGAAAACCAAATCATGAAAGTGCTGCAGATCCATCTCTTACAGACTATAACTTCCAtttgtaatatatttatatagtttaTAGGCTTccaggagaaaaacatgtttcacttaCTTGCAAAGAAGctcaaaaaaacagcaccagaTATCAAATGAAAGCTGCACTAACCAAAAATTTTATACCAAAAATTATTAACATGACTACATGTAAAGTGAAAGTAAAGGTAAGGGGCTTGTAGTGATGCAAATGCAAAAAGTGTTAAACTGACTTCCCCATTATACAGttcattttagcatcttttagctAATTGTTTCGGTTTTACAACTGCAGCTTTGTTGTTCTGGTTCAGCATCAGCACTCTTATCTGCACCGTttccagcaggcagctgttttcagggAAACAACGCTCCTCCAAACTGAGTGGGTAAGCACCAAATGGCTGGCAGACACAGTTAGCAtccagctggtgaacatagtggatcatttagctgctaaacagttggtggagaacaaaaacagagccaaaAGGAGAGTGACTATTcaaattacatttgtttatttgccaCAAACACGAACACTAACGTTActctgtgtcattttaaagcctGGTAATTTGGCTAATTAACCCATGTGACTAGCTTTTTGCTAAAGACTCTAACTTAAGCATAGCTTCAGCACTGATACTTTTTGTTGTGTCCCGCATTAAAGTGGCATTCCAACGATTTGACTCATGGTAGCCATTTTGTCTGGATATCTATGCTTctcctgcattgttttgttttgtttattgtcttttgCAGTTCCTTTTAAAGTTCCTATTTCAGACATGGCTTCAAAACTagtacattacccacaattaCAGTTCATATTTTGTGGTGGTTAGCCTACTTTTGCTAGCGCGCCCAAGTAACATTAACCAGTGTTAGCAGGTGCTAATGTAGCAGTGTCTTTTTCCTTTGTTGGCAGGAACAGAGTGTTTTCTTGTGCAAAGTTACAGCACTACTTTTGGTCTCCTCTTCAGGAGCTGCACTTGAGTACATTTAATGTAATTGCCCCCCCCTTAAAGCCTGATTTGAAATGCTTGCCTCTGCATGACACGCACAGAAATGGAAGTCTGAACCAGGAATAATTCCTCAAATCTCTCCTGCTAAATTCAGGTCACATTAGCTTTAAATCCAGCAGATCCGCGGTGGTCCCTCAGtagcctctctctgttttacaCCCTGAAGCCCCGGTAATAGATCCTGGGAGCTTTAATGTCTGAcacaagtgtttgtgtgcgaaCACCATCCGTGTCGATTTAAAAGGAGGAGTTCATCTGCGAGAACAGATGAAAGCCATTCTCAAGATGCATGAAACAACCAGTTCAATGATATTTTCTGGAacgaacaaaagaaacacaatttaggaaaataaatgaaaacagcttttttctgCAAATGAACCCATTAGACGTTGTTCTTGCCAGCTGACGGCTCATAACCCCTGCAGAGGCTGCCGAGCCTGCACGGCACACTCCAGTGTGCTGTTAATGGCGGCTTGGCAGGGACGGTCTGGTTTAATTAGAGATAACATCATTGCAATTAAGCATCTGTGACCTTGAACAcgttctttttcattttctcctccgACAGAGCCGCGGCTTCGTCGCTGCCGGGCGGCACTGTGCTGTTAACGGGCTATGTAAGTCTGGAGAATGAGTAAACAAACAGCGCCGCGGCTTTACAGCAACTccattttgcttctttttttttttttcgaaaagAAGAGCAGCCTTTTTTCGGGATTTGCTTGCTGACGCAGAATATTTTCCGACGGCGTTAAGCTGTGCAAAGGGTTTACATAATCCCcctcatttttcaaaatgctgTTCATCCGTGGAGTGTCGGGACACAAAATTGAGTCCGCTGCCGCATTTATTCACTTAACCTGGCCACGTGTTGCCCGCTACTATCACaccaaacttttattttcttcctgcCTGTGCTTCAGCAGCTGTTCGCCGCCGCGTGTTTGCGACTAGCAGATGGCGCCTTTCATACCTCATGAAAGTGTTCGTGCACCTGATCGGCTTGCCAAGGTTGTAAGCTGCTGAAGCTCCGTCAGCTGTTTattcttttgctttctttgaTCGATCTTCGCTCGCAAAGTCGGTTCAATATCTGACAAAAAGAAaggcggggggtgggggggggggatcaatTGAATTCTCATCTAGAGAAATCAGTCAATTCCAttagctgagagagagagagagagagagagagagagagagctgagaatGAGGCCTGTTGTCTTACAACCCGGACCTCAGCGTAATCACAATGCACTCGTAATTATGAGCTTTCCACCCAGGACACCGTGACGGACAAATCGCTGTATGTTTCCATGGTTGCCGGCCATCAAAGGGGAAGGCCTCAAGGGATTTTGCAAGCCTGTCAGTCTTTGCACGCATTCATGTGGTTATTAAGCCCGAGGACGATTGGGCTAAGATGTTTTCCAATGCCTCTCTTCATTTCCGAAAACCTTCTGTTCCCGATTTAGGGGAAACGTGGCACAAGTAACCAGCAGCGTGGAAGGACGATGAATGTGAATCCGATGCGAAGCAATCCACCTTTGCTAGAATCTGGGGGTGTTTGACTTTCACCGCTGCAGCTCGGCATCCACTGGCGCCTGCTGGTTACCTGGCCGATAAATGCGAGGGAATTGCATCCGTTTGTCTGTATCCCAGGTGTAAAATAATCTCCTGATTACATGGGTGGAAAGAACACCAGCGGGGTTCCGAGTGCAGGCTGAGAGCACGTGTTGAAGAGCGCTGGTTGGGAATGTTTTTAGTTCAGCGCTCAACAGCCCATCTACCCGTCTGCTGGCTTTAAACCACTTGCTTTTCAGGGTGACGAGTAGCGCCGTCCTATCATCGCAGTGCGCGTTGATTAAAGGTCACAGTGGCATCCTGAACTGTACAGAGAAGGTTTTTTCAGCGTCAGACTCTTTTTGGAAGTTCCAGGCGGCATCATTAGGACTGAATTTGAGATTTCTCCATTTCAAAATTTGATAGGGAACGTTGAGCGTTGTGGAACAGAGTTATTCTCTTTCGAGAGCTAGACGAGACCAGCTCTTTGCCTGTTTGTTCAACTGGCAAGTTTTTTGCTTTTCTGCCAGCGGGCACAAAGTCTCCTAGGGAATTGAaggctgactggctggctggctggctggcagtCCAGTCATGCTGGCACCCTGGCGCCATTTCTTTCTACTTTTCACTAAATGAATGACTTTCTCCACTCTGAGAAACAACGGAAATGATCCAATTGTCTTTAATAATTTTgaaagtttgttgtttctgcctttttgggtttttttttcctttactttaaACTGTTCAGAATTGTAATTCCTTTATCTGTCCCACAAACGGGGAATTTTATTTGTCACAGCTGCTAAAGGACAGTGATattgcaataaacaataataatagtaaaatatttatttaaaaaaatgtaaaaaaatattaagaaaTAGACCCATATACATTGTGTATACATAATATTCTGTACACTGTGAACAGCGTAATTGTAAGcagtgtggcagtgtgttgttgttaataaatgataaattgtCCAGTTAGTGCAAAAATAAGAGAATTGGGTTATGTATGGCGTTTTTATGGCATAGTGCACAGTAAggtctactgggagcagtgctggctgtacagtctgacagcagctggtgCGAAGGACCCGCGGCACCTAGTTATAAAGGTTCTTGTGCCCATTAAAGACCTTGAAGGTAAAAATGGTcagacagaagctcctctctctcccaggaaaacactgctcctgaaacgcctcgtcagtagtaCCCTTTAATTCCgcgactttgtgacatcacacttgTCTCCATGTCACATATTACACTTATGCTTGCA from the Acanthopagrus latus isolate v.2019 chromosome 14, fAcaLat1.1, whole genome shotgun sequence genome contains:
- the LOC119032599 gene encoding amphoterin-induced protein 2-like produces the protein MSPAASQLLGRSNVGGGGCNPAAAALLLSLCLGFPPSVATCPPHCLCASDIISCSGRNLSALPLDLPSYATRLDLSHNALTVLCVDWISQPFDRLATLVLSRNSISRVDVNAFAVTPHLLHLDLSSNRLTVLNSSVFTGLKELKELLLFGNQIIQINPGALSDLPSLQRLYLSGNRLMDFPLGLYWEPGGPRNLTFLDLSYNRISRVPVQNLLSLAQKGGIYLQENPLVCDCALLALLEYWMWKQYRPLVDFRGEYPCRDDSGPGSECSQQVASSMPLEEQTYQVEPGKWLQVPCPGLAPPATASPEVFWVTPRTVVNSSTSDPNSNLTVFTNGTLEIRSALMEDSGMYGCVTARGYHHHPSEPLEVRVVVGNSSTTSTSGLAHRSSAEHFNTAFTTLASCVVSIILVLLYLYLTPCRCREGRSGGARGCGGRAILLCSDPREVESGQRRSNGKRVAFLEPQAEDSDIGVPKTPAVNSGHATTEGILKNGSRTVGQTLTDPAHMA